A single window of Synergistes jonesii DNA harbors:
- a CDS encoding class I adenylate-forming enzyme family protein, which produces MPITDLLERNAREFCNETALVEINPEVKEIRRVTWKEYELIESSPTESYRREITWGAFDEKANRCANLLLSRGIKKGDKVAILMMNNLEWLPLYFGILKTGALAVPLNFRYTAAEIKYCLELADVDALFFGPEFIGRVEDICDSIPRVKLRFFTGDGCPRFAENYMHLSSNLSSCPPRIILSDEDDAAIYFSSGTTGFPKAILHNHESLMHAAKTEQVHHGQGRGDIFLCIPPLYHTGAKMHWFGSLISGSRGVLLKGTDPKTIIESVSKEKCTIVWLLVPWAQDILDAIDAGKINLDDYELSQWRLMHIGAQPVPPSLIARWRRVFPKHRYDTNYGLSESTGPGCVHLGTGNIDKVGAIGVPGYGWKTKIIDDNGKAITDGGVGELAVKGPGVMTCYYKDPKATAEVLHDGWLSTGDMARQDEEGFIYLVDRKKDVIISGGENLYPVQIEDFLRAHPSVKDAAVIGLPDSRLGEIAAAIVEIKEGFSCTEEEIARFCLDLPRYKRPRKIIFAEIPRNPTGKIEKPKLRQRYRAEHLVAMQSES; this is translated from the coding sequence ATGCCTATAACTGATCTGCTGGAAAGAAACGCGAGAGAATTCTGCAACGAGACCGCGCTGGTCGAGATCAACCCCGAGGTCAAAGAAATACGCCGCGTGACGTGGAAGGAGTACGAGCTCATCGAGTCGAGCCCGACCGAGAGCTACCGCAGGGAGATAACGTGGGGCGCATTCGACGAAAAGGCGAACCGCTGCGCCAATCTGCTGCTTTCCCGCGGGATAAAAAAGGGCGACAAGGTCGCCATCCTGATGATGAACAACCTTGAGTGGCTGCCGCTCTACTTCGGCATCCTCAAGACCGGTGCGCTCGCCGTGCCGCTAAACTTCCGCTACACCGCCGCCGAGATAAAATACTGCCTCGAGCTCGCCGATGTCGACGCGCTCTTCTTCGGCCCTGAATTTATCGGACGCGTCGAGGACATATGCGACTCGATCCCGCGCGTGAAGCTGCGCTTCTTCACCGGCGACGGCTGCCCGCGCTTCGCGGAAAACTATATGCACCTCAGTTCGAACCTTTCGAGCTGCCCGCCGCGCATAATCCTTTCCGACGAAGACGACGCCGCTATATACTTTTCCTCGGGCACGACCGGCTTCCCTAAAGCTATCCTGCACAACCACGAAAGCCTGATGCACGCGGCCAAGACGGAGCAGGTACATCACGGGCAGGGCCGCGGCGACATCTTCCTCTGCATCCCGCCGCTCTATCACACAGGAGCGAAGATGCACTGGTTCGGCAGCCTCATCTCCGGCAGCAGAGGAGTATTGCTCAAGGGGACAGATCCGAAAACGATAATCGAAAGCGTTTCTAAGGAAAAATGCACGATCGTCTGGCTGCTCGTACCGTGGGCGCAGGACATCCTCGACGCGATCGACGCCGGCAAGATAAACCTCGACGACTACGAGCTTTCACAGTGGAGGCTGATGCACATCGGCGCGCAGCCGGTGCCGCCGAGCCTCATCGCGAGGTGGCGCAGGGTCTTTCCGAAGCACAGATACGACACGAACTACGGCCTCTCGGAATCGACGGGGCCGGGCTGCGTACACTTGGGCACCGGCAACATCGACAAGGTGGGAGCTATAGGGGTGCCCGGCTACGGCTGGAAGACAAAGATAATCGACGATAACGGAAAGGCGATAACGGACGGCGGCGTCGGCGAGCTCGCGGTCAAGGGGCCGGGCGTGATGACCTGCTACTATAAAGACCCGAAGGCGACGGCGGAGGTGCTGCACGACGGCTGGCTCTCGACGGGAGACATGGCGCGCCAGGACGAGGAAGGCTTCATCTACCTCGTCGACCGCAAGAAGGACGTTATAATCAGCGGCGGCGAAAACCTCTACCCCGTCCAGATAGAGGACTTCCTGCGCGCACATCCGAGCGTCAAGGACGCCGCCGTGATCGGCCTGCCGGACTCGCGCCTCGGCGAAATAGCGGCCGCGATCGTCGAGATAAAAGAGGGCTTCTCCTGCACCGAGGAGGAGATCGCCAGATTCTGCCTCGACCTGCCGCGCTACAAGCGTCCGCGCAAAATAATCTTCGCGGAGATTCCGCGCAACCCGACGGGCAAGATCGAAAAGCCGAAGCTGCGCCAGAGGTACCGGGCGGAACATCTCGTCGCGATGCAGAGCGAATCGTAG
- a CDS encoding O-acetylhomoserine aminocarboxypropyltransferase/cysteine synthase family protein, which yields MKDNKNYGFMTKALHAGWERDPATGSSGLPIYATSAYQFKDSAQAASLFKLEEEGYIYSRLANPTVKAFEDGLNALEGGCGAIALSSGQAALAHLVAALCSSGSNLVVSRKVYGGTVTLLQNVFSRFGIETKFVDSDHPCQVEEAIDDDTRGVITETIGNPMMNVAPLEALARAAHRRGVPLIIDNTFATPALCRPIEWGADAVVYSTTKYVSGNGNLIGGAIVDGGGFDWRAYPEKFPGLALPDPSYHDIVFAERYGRSALAAKLHCSVLRDMGGCPSAFDAYLLHLSLSTLALRMARHSENGLAVAKFLEKHPQVEWVRYPGLESHPQNDMAKVYLKDGCGGMMAFGVKGGIEAGRKLVDSLSLIGHMANLGQTRTLIIHPASTTHSQLTSGQRAEAGLSDGLLRLSVGLEDAADIITDLEKGLDAAGK from the coding sequence GTGAAGGATAATAAAAATTACGGTTTCATGACAAAGGCTCTGCATGCGGGCTGGGAGCGCGACCCGGCGACGGGCTCGTCCGGGCTGCCGATCTACGCCACGTCGGCCTATCAGTTCAAGGACAGCGCGCAGGCCGCGAGCCTTTTTAAGCTCGAAGAGGAGGGCTATATCTACTCGCGCCTGGCCAACCCGACCGTCAAAGCGTTCGAGGACGGGCTGAACGCGCTCGAAGGCGGCTGCGGCGCCATCGCGCTCTCCTCCGGGCAGGCCGCCTTGGCGCACCTTGTCGCGGCGCTCTGCTCCTCCGGCTCGAACCTCGTCGTCTCGCGCAAGGTCTACGGCGGCACGGTGACGCTGCTACAAAACGTCTTCTCGCGCTTCGGGATAGAGACGAAGTTCGTCGACAGCGACCATCCCTGTCAGGTCGAAGAGGCGATAGACGACGACACACGCGGGGTGATCACGGAGACCATCGGCAACCCGATGATGAACGTCGCGCCTCTCGAAGCTCTCGCGCGCGCCGCGCACCGCCGCGGTGTCCCTCTGATAATCGACAACACCTTCGCGACACCGGCGCTCTGCCGCCCGATCGAATGGGGGGCGGACGCGGTGGTCTATTCGACGACCAAATACGTCTCCGGCAACGGGAACCTGATAGGCGGCGCCATCGTCGACGGCGGCGGCTTCGACTGGCGCGCATACCCGGAAAAATTCCCCGGCCTCGCGCTCCCCGACCCGTCGTACCACGACATAGTATTCGCCGAGAGATACGGGAGATCGGCGCTCGCGGCCAAGCTGCACTGCTCCGTGCTGCGCGACATGGGCGGCTGTCCGTCAGCCTTCGACGCCTACCTTCTCCACCTTTCGCTTTCGACCCTTGCCCTGAGGATGGCGCGCCACAGCGAAAACGGCCTCGCCGTCGCTAAATTCCTTGAAAAACATCCGCAGGTCGAATGGGTGCGCTACCCAGGCCTTGAAAGCCATCCGCAGAACGACATGGCGAAGGTCTACCTGAAAGACGGCTGCGGCGGAATGATGGCCTTCGGCGTGAAGGGCGGGATCGAAGCCGGGCGCAAGCTGGTAGACTCTCTTTCGCTGATAGGGCACATGGCGAACCTCGGCCAGACGCGCACGCTGATAATCCACCCAGCGAGTACGACGCACAGCCAGCTCACAAGCGGGCAGCGCGCGGAGGCGGGGCTCTCCGACGGGCTGCTGCGCCTTTCCGTCGGGCTGGAGGATGCGGCGGACATCATCACGGACCTTGAAAAGGGCCTCGACGCGGCCGGAAAATAA
- the metX gene encoding homoserine O-acetyltransferase MetX codes for MKEELSSVELENVTLPSGARFDSLTQAYAKYGEMSSDGGNVILVCHALTGSQRLTGEKRAGEPDPWWGPIVGDGRALDTREYCVICFNNLGSPYGSTSPLSINPADGRRWAMRFPILSPRDAAFAQRAALDAMGVKEIYAVAGGSLGGMIALEHAASFPDKTPRCALIAAPDRLYPQAIAFNAVQRQSIMGDPEWKNGDYEGAGPANGLAAARMLAMITYRSEQSFTNRYMREMARGTTSDWSGEFQVESYLHHHGEAIVKRFDANCYLYLTRMMDLHDIGAGRGGLDAAWKSYAGRRLLGLGVSSDMLFPNWQVEEAVRAAAKNGVRAYYEEIESENGHDSFLIDFDQVDDYLRSFLR; via the coding sequence ATGAAAGAAGAGCTATCTTCCGTGGAATTGGAGAATGTGACTCTGCCCTCCGGCGCTCGCTTCGACAGCCTCACGCAGGCTTACGCGAAGTACGGCGAAATGTCCAGCGACGGCGGCAATGTGATTCTCGTCTGCCACGCGCTGACGGGCAGCCAAAGGCTTACGGGCGAAAAGCGCGCCGGCGAGCCCGACCCGTGGTGGGGCCCCATCGTGGGGGACGGGCGCGCGCTCGACACGCGCGAATACTGCGTGATCTGCTTCAACAACCTCGGAAGCCCCTACGGGAGCACCTCCCCGCTCTCGATAAACCCCGCCGACGGCCGCCGCTGGGCGATGAGATTCCCGATCCTCTCGCCGCGCGACGCCGCGTTCGCTCAGCGGGCCGCGCTCGACGCGATGGGCGTAAAAGAAATTTACGCCGTCGCCGGCGGCTCTCTCGGCGGAATGATAGCCCTCGAGCACGCGGCGTCGTTCCCCGACAAGACCCCGCGCTGCGCGCTCATCGCCGCGCCGGACCGCCTCTACCCGCAGGCCATCGCCTTCAACGCGGTGCAGCGGCAGAGCATCATGGGCGACCCCGAATGGAAAAACGGCGACTACGAAGGCGCGGGCCCGGCCAACGGGCTCGCCGCGGCGAGGATGCTCGCGATGATAACCTACCGCAGCGAGCAGTCCTTCACGAACCGCTATATGCGTGAAATGGCGCGCGGTACGACGAGCGACTGGAGCGGCGAATTCCAGGTCGAAAGCTATCTGCATCATCACGGGGAGGCGATAGTGAAGCGCTTCGACGCCAACTGCTACCTATATTTGACGAGGATGATGGACCTGCACGACATAGGGGCCGGGCGGGGCGGGCTGGACGCGGCGTGGAAGAGTTACGCTGGACGCAGGCTTTTGGGGCTCGGCGTGTCGAGCGACATGCTCTTCCCGAACTGGCAGGTCGAGGAGGCCGTCAGAGCCGCCGCCAAAAACGGCGTCCGCGCCTATTACGAAGAGATAGAGAGCGAAAACGGGCACGACTCCTTCCTGATAGACTTCGACCAGGTGGACGACTACCTGCGCTCCTTCCTGCGGTGA
- a CDS encoding DMT family transporter, with product MFLLYGIFLSVVTCFCWGSTSFLMRGIRKLDAAEMSLTRACGGLLCGALLLFAKNAQLTPVTRFEFFIFLALVICNNILGDVFLFFSIRLLGVARGSAISSTYPICVAIVSYLIYDAPLTPAIAGGTLSVVAGVALLCRKGKEERPLSFRGLASAAAASVFWAAGLLLNKELLVCGLNPATIVLGRGVAFFGAASAVWFLHAFFVKKKARPWRAFLRRDSALGVTAGACSLGLGAWFYSLALQYVPPTVATPIGASNPVLASLFSTLVYKDKIEPAQWAGIVFAVGGSVLVAL from the coding sequence ATGTTTTTGCTTTACGGGATATTTTTGAGCGTTGTGACCTGTTTCTGCTGGGGAAGCACCTCGTTCCTGATGAGAGGCATAAGGAAGCTCGACGCAGCCGAGATGTCCCTTACGCGCGCCTGCGGCGGCCTTTTGTGCGGGGCTCTTCTGCTTTTCGCGAAGAACGCGCAGCTGACGCCGGTGACGAGGTTCGAGTTTTTTATTTTTCTCGCGCTTGTGATATGCAACAACATTCTCGGAGACGTCTTTCTCTTCTTTTCGATCCGCCTGCTCGGCGTGGCGCGCGGTTCGGCGATTTCCAGCACCTATCCGATATGCGTCGCGATAGTCTCGTATTTGATTTACGACGCGCCGCTGACGCCGGCTATAGCGGGCGGCACTCTCTCGGTCGTGGCCGGCGTGGCTCTGCTCTGCCGCAAGGGGAAGGAGGAGCGCCCGCTATCCTTCCGGGGGCTTGCGTCGGCGGCCGCGGCGAGCGTCTTCTGGGCCGCCGGGCTTCTGCTGAATAAGGAGCTTCTCGTCTGCGGGCTCAACCCCGCGACGATCGTTCTGGGGCGCGGCGTCGCGTTTTTTGGGGCGGCGTCGGCCGTATGGTTTCTCCACGCGTTTTTTGTAAAGAAGAAAGCACGGCCGTGGCGCGCCTTCCTGAGGCGCGACTCGGCGCTCGGCGTGACGGCCGGAGCCTGCTCTCTCGGGCTAGGCGCCTGGTTTTATTCGCTGGCGCTTCAGTATGTGCCGCCGACGGTCGCGACTCCGATAGGGGCGTCGAATCCGGTGCTCGCGTCGCTCTTTTCGACGCTGGTCTATAAAGATAAGATAGAGCCGGCGCAGTGGGCCGGGATAGTCTTCGCCGTCGGGGGGTCGGTGCTGGTGGCGCTGTAG
- a CDS encoding MetQ/NlpA family ABC transporter substrate-binding protein: MKKIALALIAALLIPAAAFAAGKEIKIGVTPFPHKDIMNVVKQLLAKDGYELKIVEFTDYVTPNTALAEKSLDANFFQHIPYLENTVKEKGLKLVWVAKIHIEPLGLYSKKIGKLDELKNGAQIAIPNDATNCARALRLLEKGGLVKVKAGELVTAKDVTDNPKNFKIRELDAAQLPRTLQDVDAAVINTNFAVEAGLIPAKDAIIIEGKDSPYANVVAVRAEEKDSPAIKALVKASNSKEVKDFINKELVPKGIVPAF; this comes from the coding sequence ATGAAGAAAATCGCACTCGCACTGATAGCGGCACTGCTGATACCCGCTGCGGCCTTCGCGGCCGGCAAGGAAATCAAAATAGGCGTCACGCCGTTCCCGCACAAGGACATCATGAACGTCGTAAAGCAGCTCCTGGCCAAAGACGGCTACGAGCTGAAAATAGTCGAATTCACCGACTACGTGACGCCGAACACGGCGCTCGCGGAAAAGTCGCTCGACGCCAACTTCTTCCAGCACATCCCCTATCTGGAGAACACGGTCAAAGAAAAGGGTCTGAAGCTCGTCTGGGTCGCGAAGATCCACATCGAGCCGCTTGGCTTGTACTCGAAGAAGATAGGCAAGCTCGACGAGCTGAAAAACGGCGCCCAGATCGCGATACCGAACGACGCGACTAACTGCGCGCGCGCCCTCCGCCTGCTTGAGAAGGGCGGACTCGTCAAGGTCAAGGCCGGGGAACTAGTGACGGCCAAGGACGTCACAGACAACCCGAAGAACTTCAAGATACGCGAGCTCGACGCGGCGCAGCTCCCGCGCACGCTGCAGGATGTCGACGCGGCGGTCATAAACACGAACTTCGCGGTCGAAGCGGGGCTCATCCCTGCCAAAGACGCGATAATCATTGAAGGCAAGGACAGCCCCTACGCCAACGTCGTCGCCGTGCGCGCCGAGGAGAAAGACTCGCCGGCGATAAAGGCCCTCGTCAAGGCCTCGAACTCAAAAGAAGTAAAGGACTTCATCAACAAAGAGCTCGTGCCGAAGGGAATTGTCCCCGCGTTCTAA
- a CDS encoding methionine ABC transporter permease, with product MGSELLAALWETLYMVAVSTFFSGIFGSCVAVLMIMTGPAGLSPNRPVYRALDAAVNLLRSFPFIILLIAIIPLTRLIAGTSIGSTASIVPLTIAATPFVARLMEGSLLEVDRGVVEAAKSFGASTGQIIFGVMIKEAMPSIVLNWAVVAINLLGYSAMAGVVGGGGLGDLAIKYGYNRFQTDVMIYSVAILIVIVQVIQYIGNYIYEKIR from the coding sequence ATGGGCAGTGAACTCCTGGCGGCTCTTTGGGAAACGCTCTACATGGTGGCCGTTTCGACCTTTTTCTCAGGTATTTTCGGATCCTGCGTCGCGGTGCTGATGATCATGACGGGCCCCGCGGGGCTCTCGCCGAACAGGCCGGTCTACAGGGCGCTCGACGCCGCCGTCAACCTGCTGCGCTCATTCCCCTTCATAATACTGCTCATCGCGATAATCCCGCTGACGCGCCTCATCGCCGGCACTTCGATCGGGAGCACGGCGTCGATCGTGCCGCTGACGATAGCGGCGACGCCCTTCGTGGCGCGCCTTATGGAAGGCAGTCTTCTTGAAGTCGACCGCGGCGTCGTCGAAGCGGCGAAATCCTTCGGCGCGTCGACGGGACAGATAATCTTCGGCGTGATGATAAAAGAGGCGATGCCCTCGATCGTCCTCAACTGGGCCGTCGTCGCGATAAACCTGCTGGGCTACTCCGCGATGGCCGGAGTCGTCGGAGGCGGGGGGCTCGGGGACCTCGCGATAAAATACGGCTACAACAGATTCCAGACGGACGTTATGATCTACTCCGTCGCGATTCTGATAGTAATTGTCCAGGTGATTCAGTACATAGGCAATTACATATACGAAAAAATCAGATAA
- a CDS encoding methionine ABC transporter ATP-binding protein, translated as MIEIHDLGKYYGEQKVLSDISLEVRKGDVFGIVGHSGAGKSTLLRCMNGLESYGGGSVRVKGKEVKELGERELKLLRRDMGMIFQNFNLMNRKDVFENILFPLKVWGTPKADAEKRADELLELVGLTGKKHEKVRDLSGGQKQRVGIARALALNPEILLCDEATSALDPKTTISILELLMDINKKLDVTIVVVTHQMEVVKMICNKVIILDGGKIVASGDTEKLFLAPGPELRKLITDDYAVIPSGINIRLMFPREVANEGIIANMARELDVKFSIVGGRIERYRDTVMGFLIINVADGDVPKIEKWLGENNMYWEVMKNGQ; from the coding sequence ATGATCGAGATTCACGATTTGGGGAAATATTACGGCGAGCAGAAGGTGCTCTCGGACATTTCCCTCGAAGTGCGCAAGGGCGACGTCTTCGGCATAGTCGGTCACTCCGGCGCCGGAAAATCGACTCTGCTGCGCTGTATGAACGGCCTCGAAAGCTACGGCGGAGGCAGCGTGCGCGTAAAGGGCAAAGAGGTCAAGGAGCTCGGCGAACGCGAGCTGAAGCTGCTGCGCCGCGACATGGGGATGATCTTCCAGAACTTCAACCTGATGAACAGGAAGGACGTCTTCGAAAACATCCTCTTTCCGCTGAAGGTCTGGGGCACGCCCAAGGCGGACGCGGAGAAGCGCGCCGACGAGCTGCTCGAACTCGTCGGGCTCACAGGCAAAAAACATGAGAAGGTGCGCGACCTGAGCGGCGGGCAGAAGCAGCGCGTCGGCATAGCGAGGGCGCTCGCGCTGAACCCCGAGATACTTCTCTGCGACGAAGCGACCTCCGCGCTCGACCCGAAGACGACGATCTCCATTCTCGAGCTGCTGATGGACATAAACAAAAAGCTCGACGTGACGATCGTCGTAGTGACGCACCAGATGGAGGTCGTCAAGATGATCTGCAACAAGGTCATCATACTGGACGGAGGAAAAATCGTAGCTTCCGGCGACACGGAGAAGCTCTTCCTGGCGCCGGGGCCGGAGCTTCGCAAGCTTATCACGGACGACTACGCGGTGATACCGTCGGGCATCAACATCAGGCTGATGTTCCCGCGCGAGGTCGCGAACGAGGGCATCATCGCTAACATGGCGCGCGAGCTGGACGTCAAATTCTCGATCGTCGGGGGGCGCATCGAAAGATACCGCGATACGGTGATGGGCTTTCTCATCATAAACGTCGCGGATGGGGACGTTCCGAAGATCGAAAAGTGGCTCGGCGAAAACAATATGTATTGGGAGGTAATGAAGAATGGGCAGTGA
- a CDS encoding aspartate/glutamate racemase family protein, with protein MNKECFCEVDCDKKTDAAKFAIFAWEAGKIPRGLMQLETLRGNSTNPQTFDFPIIIERIPGACAETVIQNPSPLVLKSMINRAQELQKMGIKGITTSCGFNAIFQKEISKTVKIPFFSSSLLQIPYIRAVYGNKRDIIIFTARKANLRQEHFFATGTTDISNLHLYGMKEESKEWLKMNTHFDANIDIEVLKKDFVRLAKKALNEHPDAVAFLFECTDMPPFSQLVRDTVGLPVYDFVTMTRYFYNAVCCAL; from the coding sequence ATGAATAAAGAGTGTTTCTGCGAAGTCGATTGCGATAAAAAAACTGATGCGGCTAAATTTGCAATATTTGCTTGGGAGGCCGGTAAGATACCGCGTGGTTTAATGCAGTTGGAAACCTTACGCGGCAACAGCACCAATCCGCAAACCTTTGATTTCCCCATTATTATAGAGAGAATACCCGGTGCGTGCGCGGAGACTGTTATCCAGAATCCCAGTCCTCTGGTTCTAAAGAGTATGATTAATAGAGCACAAGAGTTGCAAAAAATGGGTATAAAGGGGATAACAACAAGTTGTGGATTTAATGCTATTTTTCAAAAAGAGATTTCTAAAACGGTAAAAATTCCTTTTTTTTCATCAAGTCTTCTGCAAATACCATATATACGCGCCGTATATGGAAATAAACGGGATATAATTATATTTACGGCAAGAAAAGCCAATCTAAGACAGGAACATTTTTTTGCTACTGGAACTACGGATATATCAAATCTCCATCTCTATGGCATGAAAGAAGAATCTAAAGAATGGCTCAAAATGAATACACATTTCGACGCAAATATAGACATAGAGGTCCTAAAGAAGGATTTTGTAAGGTTGGCAAAAAAAGCTTTGAACGAGCATCCGGACGCAGTAGCGTTTTTGTTTGAATGTACAGATATGCCGCCATTCTCACAATTGGTAAGAGATACTGTTGGGTTGCCGGTTTATGATTTTGTTACTATGACGCGTTACTTCTACAACGCAGTATGTTGCGCTTTATGA
- a CDS encoding GntR family transcriptional regulator, whose protein sequence is MKRAEELAYESIIEMILSRSYAPGDRLVESELAELLNLSRTPIRNVLRKLAAEGLLEVRGNKGCYIPQLSPEDMAMVFKARAHLEGKAAMEAAYCRTEHDIDTLKELLAKEKNKYEEGDKKEYAAVNDQFHLLIASMCGNKYIEKFTRQVFWRSGLYIFYFDRFYVPSAPDEVLRDSSKSISCIQHAEIVNAIIIGDGNLAENAIRSHIYSTYSKMVNRVPYVGHIVGINHNFV, encoded by the coding sequence ATGAAAAGAGCTGAAGAGTTAGCATATGAGTCGATAATTGAAATGATACTTTCGCGTTCATATGCACCGGGCGATAGACTGGTGGAATCTGAGCTTGCAGAATTATTAAATTTAAGTCGCACTCCGATAAGGAATGTTTTGCGCAAACTTGCTGCAGAGGGGCTGCTTGAGGTACGCGGTAATAAAGGTTGCTATATTCCTCAGCTTTCACCGGAAGATATGGCAATGGTGTTTAAAGCACGAGCTCATCTTGAAGGAAAAGCCGCGATGGAGGCGGCATATTGCCGGACGGAGCATGACATTGATACATTGAAGGAGTTACTTGCAAAGGAAAAAAACAAGTATGAAGAGGGTGATAAGAAAGAATACGCTGCCGTCAATGATCAGTTCCACCTTTTAATAGCAAGCATGTGCGGCAATAAGTATATTGAAAAGTTTACAAGGCAGGTATTTTGGCGTTCGGGGTTGTACATTTTTTATTTTGACAGATTTTACGTACCGTCAGCGCCTGACGAGGTTTTACGTGATTCAAGTAAATCTATAAGCTGCATTCAGCATGCAGAGATAGTAAACGCGATAATAATTGGTGACGGTAACCTGGCTGAAAACGCTATTCGTTCACACATATACTCGACATATTCAAAGATGGTTAACCGAGTGCCGTACGTTGGGCACATTGTTGGCATAAATCATAATTTCGTTTAA
- a CDS encoding saccharopine dehydrogenase C-terminal domain-containing protein, which translates to MRKVLVLGAGRIARPCIQYLLVNCRYEVFVSDICEKNIDRCIARHPNGHKIVGDSIANLKDTIKQVSPEVLICLLPATLIGKVTRACVDSCVHFISPSYLKPEVRELEAEAKNNGVTLLCELGLDPGIDHMSASRTIRAIHAQNGRILSFKSWCGALPAPKYNNNPIGYKLSWAPTSLIRASRREAKIIRNGRTIVWPDGETYNHASLIDIQGMGWFEEYANADSTPYVQYYGIPEAKDVYRGTIRNIGWCEMICKMQNLGLFDEGEHDFSGRTYADVTRELIGAEKETNLKDALCAFLDLEPYSAVILKLEWLGLFEERLVPINRGTMFQFVECLYNEKLVFAEEEQDVSIMEHRYLIEYSDRKVLKRSTLVDYGIPGSDFSVARLTGLPPAMGAKLILDKKIKQSGILTPTMPEVYEPELTALEKMGITFKETETLVE; encoded by the coding sequence ATGAGAAAAGTGTTAGTTCTTGGTGCTGGTCGGATTGCAAGGCCATGCATTCAATATCTTTTAGTAAACTGCCGCTATGAAGTATTTGTGTCTGATATCTGCGAAAAGAATATTGACCGCTGTATCGCCCGCCATCCGAATGGGCATAAGATTGTTGGGGATTCCATTGCCAATCTTAAAGACACTATTAAACAGGTATCACCGGAGGTTTTAATCTGCCTGTTACCGGCTACATTGATAGGGAAAGTGACGCGAGCCTGTGTCGATTCTTGTGTGCATTTTATCAGCCCGTCATATTTAAAACCGGAAGTACGTGAGCTTGAAGCCGAGGCAAAAAATAATGGCGTAACGCTGTTGTGTGAGCTAGGCCTCGACCCAGGCATTGATCATATGTCGGCTTCAAGAACCATCAGGGCAATACATGCGCAAAACGGCAGAATCCTTTCATTTAAGTCTTGGTGCGGCGCTTTGCCTGCTCCTAAATATAATAACAACCCTATAGGCTATAAACTTTCATGGGCACCAACAAGTTTGATAAGGGCAAGTAGGCGTGAAGCAAAGATAATCCGCAACGGAAGAACGATAGTTTGGCCAGACGGAGAAACGTACAATCATGCAAGTTTAATTGACATTCAGGGAATGGGTTGGTTTGAAGAATATGCGAATGCGGATTCTACTCCTTACGTTCAGTACTACGGTATACCAGAGGCAAAAGATGTTTATCGCGGTACTATAAGGAATATTGGCTGGTGCGAAATGATATGTAAGATGCAGAATCTTGGACTGTTTGATGAAGGAGAACATGATTTTTCAGGCAGAACGTACGCCGACGTTACAAGAGAATTGATAGGAGCAGAAAAAGAAACAAATCTAAAAGACGCTCTTTGTGCCTTTTTAGATCTTGAACCTTACTCAGCCGTCATACTCAAACTTGAGTGGTTGGGGCTTTTTGAAGAACGTCTTGTACCGATCAATAGAGGGACAATGTTTCAGTTCGTTGAATGCCTGTACAACGAGAAACTAGTGTTTGCTGAAGAAGAACAGGACGTATCAATAATGGAGCACCGATATCTCATAGAGTACTCTGACAGAAAAGTACTTAAGCGTTCCACGTTGGTGGATTATGGAATCCCTGGAAGTGACTTTTCAGTTGCACGCCTCACCGGCTTGCCACCGGCAATGGGAGCTAAACTTATACTAGATAAGAAGATAAAACAAAGTGGCATCCTTACGCCGACGATGCCGGAAGTGTATGAACCAGAGCTTACTGCGCTTGAAAAGATGGGAATCACATTTAAAGAAACAGAAACACTTGTAGAGTAA